A section of the Chloroflexota bacterium genome encodes:
- the rsmD gene encoding 16S rRNA (guanine(966)-N(2))-methyltransferase RsmD, whose amino-acid sequence MRVIAGEAKGKPLKAPKAIRPTTDLVKGAIFSMLEALGGGWERVLDLYSGSGALGIEALSRGAEWADFVEREPRNCSVIKDNLEKTGFKERSHVYCCSVKRALEFLEGDYDLVLMDPPYAMPGLEGLVGEVALFPRLKKGSFLVVSHSSRTPLPPQFGGLARLKERQHGDTTISIYQKGAP is encoded by the coding sequence ATGAGGGTTATCGCGGGAGAGGCCAAGGGGAAACCCCTGAAGGCACCTAAGGCCATCCGTCCCACCACGGACCTGGTAAAAGGGGCTATTTTCTCCATGCTGGAGGCCCTGGGTGGGGGGTGGGAGCGGGTCCTGGACCTCTACTCCGGCAGCGGTGCCCTGGGGATTGAGGCCCTCTCCCGGGGGGCGGAGTGGGCCGACTTTGTGGAGAGGGAGCCCAGGAACTGTTCCGTCATAAAGGATAACCTGGAGAAGACGGGGTTCAAGGAGCGTTCTCATGTCTATTGTTGCTCGGTGAAGCGGGCCCTGGAATTTCTGGAAGGGGACTATGACCTGGTGCTGATGGACCCCCCATATGCCATGCCTGGCCTGGAGGGGCTGGTGGGGGAGGTGGCACTCTTCCCCCGCCTCAAGAAGGGGTCTTTCCTGGTTGTGTCCCACTCCTCCCGCACCCCCCTGCCCCCCCAGTTTGGTGGGCTGGCGAGATTAAAGGAGCGCCAGCATGGAGATACCACCATCTCCATCTATCAAAAGGGGGCCCCATGA
- the coaD gene encoding pantetheine-phosphate adenylyltransferase, which yields MTVAVYPGSFDPVTNGHLDIASRAAGLFDRLILAVYETPPKAVLFSLQERLDMLRRACSSLPEVQVVAFSGLIIDYCRRAGAKVIVRGLRMTSDFEREFEMALMNKNLAPEIEVVCLMARTEYQFLSSSLVKEVAGLGGSIESLVPPHVASALQAKLPRLKEIQTGQKGG from the coding sequence ATGACCGTCGCGGTCTACCCGGGGAGCTTTGACCCGGTGACCAACGGCCATCTGGACATCGCCAGCCGGGCAGCCGGGCTCTTTGACCGCCTTATCCTGGCCGTCTATGAGACCCCGCCCAAGGCCGTCCTTTTCTCTCTCCAGGAGAGGCTGGACATGCTGCGCCGGGCCTGTTCCTCTTTACCTGAGGTGCAGGTGGTGGCCTTCAGCGGGCTCATCATTGACTACTGCCGCCGGGCGGGGGCCAAGGTCATCGTCCGGGGGCTGAGGATGACCTCCGACTTTGAGCGGGAGTTTGAGATGGCCCTCATGAACAAGAACCTGGCCCCGGAGATTGAGGTGGTCTGCCTTATGGCCCGAACCGAGTACCAGTTCCTGAGCTCCAGCCTGGTCAAGGAAGTAGCCGGCCTGGGGGGCTCCATCGAGAGCCTGGTCCCGCCCCACGTGGCTTCAGCCCTCCAGGCTAAGCTTCCCCGGCTGAAGGAAATTCAAACAGGCCAAAAAGGAGGTTAA
- a CDS encoding YfhL family 4Fe-4S dicluster ferredoxin, with product MAYKITEDCINCGACEPECPNSAITEGDPVYVIDPNKCTECIGHFESSRCAAVCPVDCCVPDPAHKETKEQLLARFKKLNPEKTPKLFS from the coding sequence ATGGCGTACAAGATTACCGAGGATTGCATAAACTGCGGCGCCTGTGAGCCGGAATGCCCCAACTCGGCTATCACCGAGGGGGACCCTGTCTATGTGATTGACCCCAATAAGTGCACGGAGTGCATAGGGCACTTTGAAAGCTCACGCTGCGCCGCCGTCTGCCCTGTGGATTGCTGTGTCCCCGACCCCGCCCACAAGGAGACCAAGGAGCAGCTCTTGGCCAGGTTCAAGAAGCTCAACCCCGAGAAGACCCCCAAGCTCTTTAGCTGA
- a CDS encoding YggT family protein, with protein sequence MELFYTYLRYLVQVLTFAIIARALLSWFPLPATNPITSFLNTITEPILAPLRRVVPRVGMLDITPLIAILLLQFLYRFLS encoded by the coding sequence TTGGAACTCTTCTACACCTACCTGCGCTATCTGGTTCAGGTGCTTACCTTCGCCATCATCGCCAGGGCCCTGCTCTCCTGGTTCCCCTTACCCGCCACCAACCCCATAACAAGCTTTCTCAATACCATCACCGAACCCATCCTGGCCCCCCTGAGGCGGGTTGTCCCCCGGGTCGGCATGCTGGACATCACCCCCCTCATCGCCATCCTCCTCCTCCAGTTCCTCTACCGCTTCCTTTCCTAA
- a CDS encoding DUF3786 domain-containing protein, translating to MEERTKAWRQALEKARGELPKHSPYVLGAKSGCDFREGEFLLPFFHRRYRISFPKGEAREEGGGEPAIWLRILFLHYLLTADGTPVADAWIAYRHLPGAELFEGRFVNMAIRPLVQAFGQDLEGFKRAAEALGGVPMSRTGDAAFYFLALPHLPMACVLYLGDEEVSPSVSTLFDASAPHYLPTEDLSLLGSYLSQALRSHRQCSP from the coding sequence ATGGAGGAAAGGACCAAAGCCTGGAGGCAGGCCCTGGAGAAGGCGCGGGGGGAGCTTCCGAAGCACAGCCCCTATGTCCTGGGGGCCAAAAGCGGGTGCGACTTCAGGGAAGGGGAGTTCCTTCTTCCCTTCTTCCACAGGAGATACCGCATCTCTTTCCCCAAGGGTGAGGCAAGGGAGGAAGGAGGGGGAGAGCCCGCTATCTGGCTCAGAATCCTTTTCCTCCATTACCTCCTCACCGCCGATGGCACCCCTGTGGCCGATGCCTGGATTGCCTACCGCCATCTGCCCGGGGCGGAGCTCTTTGAGGGCCGTTTCGTGAACATGGCCATAAGGCCCCTGGTCCAGGCTTTTGGCCAGGACCTGGAGGGCTTTAAGCGGGCCGCCGAGGCCCTGGGGGGGGTGCCCATGAGCCGGACCGGGGATGCCGCCTTTTACTTCCTGGCCCTCCCTCATCTCCCAATGGCCTGCGTCCTCTACCTGGGGGATGAAGAGGTCTCCCCCTCGGTAAGTACCCTCTTTGATGCCAGCGCGCCCCATTATCTCCCCACCGAGGACCTTTCCTTGCTGGGGAGCTACCTCTCTCAGGCCCTCAGGAGCCACAGGCAATGCTCTCCCTGA
- a CDS encoding polyprenol monophosphomannose synthase: MLSLIIPTYNERGNIRPLWEGLCRHLEDFEAIFVDDNSPDGTAREIEGLQDPRARLLSRPRKLGLGSAVVAGLDLARGEYIGMMDADLSHRPEDVARLYRAAREADITIGSRYVPGGRIVGWPPRRKIISRGATLLARLLLWMRVKDPLSGLAIYRRGVLEGLRGRLSPRGYKLLLEVLARDRRSRVQEVPITFVERAHGQSKLDQGEFTAFLRLLWELRGRGS, encoded by the coding sequence ATGCTCTCCCTGATTATCCCTACCTATAACGAGAGGGGGAACATTCGTCCCCTCTGGGAGGGCCTTTGCCGGCACCTGGAGGACTTTGAGGCCATCTTTGTGGATGACAATAGCCCCGATGGCACCGCCCGGGAGATAGAAGGCCTCCAGGACCCCAGGGCCAGGCTCCTTTCCCGGCCCCGGAAGCTGGGGCTGGGCTCGGCGGTGGTAGCGGGCCTGGACCTGGCCCGGGGGGAATATATCGGCATGATGGACGCCGACCTCTCCCACCGCCCCGAGGATGTGGCCAGGCTCTACCGGGCGGCCAGAGAGGCGGATATTACCATCGGCTCCCGCTATGTCCCTGGGGGGAGGATTGTGGGCTGGCCCCCGAGGAGGAAGATTATCAGCCGGGGGGCCACCCTCCTGGCCCGGCTCCTCTTATGGATGAGGGTGAAAGACCCCCTCTCGGGCCTGGCCATCTACCGGCGGGGGGTCCTGGAAGGCCTCCGGGGCAGGCTTTCCCCCCGGGGCTACAAGCTCTTGCTGGAGGTGCTGGCCAGGGACCGGAGAAGCCGGGTCCAGGAGGTGCCCATAACCTTCGTGGAGAGGGCCCACGGCCAGTCCAAGCTGGACCAGGGGGAGTTCACGGCCTTTCTCCGCCTCCTCTGGGAGCTAAGGGGCCGCGGGTCCTGA
- a CDS encoding glycosyltransferase family 2 protein, whose translation MEKLDSKSKNSVEVVIPVYNEEIDLPRCIRVLHSFLKEHLADRPWRILIADNGSTDATLQIAAQLSRGYPEVAFIHLPVKGRGRALKQAFLQGQAGILSYMDVDLATGLEAFPQLLQALDEGYDIAIGSRYLAGSRIRRTFSRRLYSWGYNLLFRALFRSKVQDAQCGFKAMKAEVARDVLPRVKDPGWSFDTELLLRAEKKGYRVKEVPVEWHEDLESKVRIPGTILKMLRVLLRLRWELWWGG comes from the coding sequence GTGGAGAAGCTGGACAGCAAGAGCAAGAACAGCGTGGAGGTGGTCATCCCGGTCTATAACGAGGAGATAGACCTCCCCCGGTGTATCCGGGTCCTCCACTCCTTCCTGAAGGAACACCTGGCTGATAGGCCCTGGCGCATCCTTATCGCCGATAACGGCTCAACCGATGCCACCCTCCAGATTGCCGCCCAGCTCTCCAGGGGATACCCGGAGGTGGCCTTCATCCACCTGCCGGTGAAGGGGAGGGGGAGGGCCCTGAAGCAGGCCTTCCTCCAGGGCCAGGCCGGCATACTCAGTTACATGGATGTAGACCTGGCCACGGGCCTGGAGGCCTTCCCCCAGCTCCTCCAGGCCCTGGATGAAGGCTACGACATTGCCATCGGCTCCCGCTACCTGGCCGGTTCCCGGATACGGCGCACCTTCAGCCGCCGCCTCTACTCCTGGGGATACAACCTGCTTTTCAGGGCACTCTTCAGGTCGAAGGTCCAGGACGCCCAGTGCGGGTTCAAGGCCATGAAGGCGGAGGTGGCCCGGGATGTCCTGCCCAGGGTGAAGGACCCGGGCTGGTCCTTTGACACCGAGCTCCTCCTCCGGGCGGAGAAAAAGGGCTACCGCGTCAAGGAAGTCCCGGTGGAATGGCACGAGGACCTGGAGTCCAAGGTGCGCATCCCCGGCACCATCCTCAAGATGCTGAGAGTGCTGCTGAGACTGCGCTGGGAGCTGTGGTGGGGAGGCTAA
- a CDS encoding TMEM165/GDT1 family protein, whose protein sequence is MDWKLIITAFGTLFLAELGDKTQLATLGLAARTGKPLPVFLGATSALVLITLLAVLFGEAVTRVVPASYLHKGAAGAFILIGLLMLLGKI, encoded by the coding sequence ATGGACTGGAAACTCATCATCACTGCCTTCGGTACGCTCTTCCTGGCTGAGCTGGGCGACAAGACCCAACTGGCCACCCTCGGGCTGGCTGCCAGGACCGGCAAGCCCCTGCCCGTCTTCCTGGGGGCCACCTCGGCCCTGGTGCTTATAACCCTCTTGGCCGTGCTCTTCGGCGAGGCAGTGACAAGAGTGGTGCCCGCCAGCTATCTCCACAAAGGTGCCGCGGGGGCGTTTATCCTGATAGGGCTATTGATGCTCCTGGGCAAGATATAG